In Edaphobacter paludis, a single window of DNA contains:
- a CDS encoding glycoside hydrolase family 3 C-terminal domain-containing protein → MRSIAILCSVMLFLCTASAQNATRPAYLDPSKPVPVRVADLISRMTLEEKAQQLNHLNTGIPRLGIKAWGGWNQTLHGVWSKQPTTLFPAPIAMGATWDTPLIQTITGAMSDEARALYNIGADGPRSKHGLIYRSPVINVSRDPRWGRIQEVFSEDPFLTGRMGVAYIRGLQGDDPHYLKVAATVKHFAVNNVETNRQRLSAEVDERNLMEYWLPQWKAAITEGHAQSVMASYNAINGTPDAVNQYLLTDILRGQWHFDGFVTDDLGGVNLLVTAHHVTEDPVEATARAIQAGCDSDDAQFETNIPLAVKSGRLPIADVDRALARVLTVGFRLGAFDPPAMNPYSKITASVIRSDQHLQLSLQTALESMTLLSNHDKFLPLKKETLKSVAVIGPAGDTAYETGNYYGKPTRKVSPFQGLKDALGSGVDVKYEQGAGFVEPADPAAIARAVDLARKSDVAILFLGTNLKVEAEGRDRRDLNLPGAQKELMEAVYAANPKTVLVLMNAGPLAITWANDHLPAILDAWYPGESGGTAIAQVLLGDYNPGGHLPYTVYANLDGVPPQNEYDVSKGYTYLYFKGIPLYAFGHGLSYTQFKFSNLKLSQATVNTVGQVEVSFDLQNTGSRSGSEVAQLYVHQMKSNVVQPMKSLRGFERVQLDPGETKHIAISLPSSRLSYYDVTTHKFIVVPGMFEVMIGASSDDIRLRTQLKVD, encoded by the coding sequence ATGAGGTCGATTGCCATTCTCTGTAGCGTTATGCTTTTCCTCTGCACGGCATCTGCGCAGAATGCAACTCGGCCAGCGTATCTTGATCCTTCCAAGCCGGTCCCGGTCAGGGTCGCCGATCTCATCTCGCGTATGACCCTCGAAGAAAAAGCGCAGCAGTTGAATCACCTGAATACCGGGATTCCGCGGCTCGGCATAAAGGCGTGGGGCGGCTGGAACCAGACGCTGCACGGCGTTTGGTCGAAGCAGCCGACAACCTTATTTCCTGCTCCCATTGCGATGGGAGCGACCTGGGACACTCCGCTGATTCAGACCATCACGGGAGCGATGTCCGATGAGGCGCGAGCACTCTACAATATCGGCGCCGATGGTCCCCGCTCGAAGCATGGCTTGATCTATCGCTCCCCCGTTATCAATGTCAGCCGCGATCCACGCTGGGGGCGTATTCAGGAGGTCTTCAGCGAAGACCCTTTTCTAACCGGGCGCATGGGCGTGGCTTACATCAGGGGACTACAAGGTGACGATCCGCACTATCTCAAAGTCGCGGCGACCGTAAAGCACTTCGCTGTAAACAACGTTGAGACGAATCGCCAGCGGCTGTCTGCCGAGGTGGATGAACGCAACCTGATGGAATACTGGCTGCCCCAGTGGAAAGCCGCGATCACGGAGGGCCATGCACAGTCGGTGATGGCTTCGTACAACGCGATCAACGGCACGCCAGATGCGGTCAATCAATATTTGCTAACAGACATTCTGCGAGGACAATGGCACTTCGACGGGTTTGTGACCGACGATCTTGGCGGTGTGAATCTGCTGGTGACCGCACACCACGTCACGGAAGACCCCGTTGAAGCCACCGCGCGCGCCATACAGGCAGGATGCGACTCTGACGACGCGCAGTTCGAGACCAACATTCCATTGGCCGTGAAGAGTGGCCGCCTCCCCATCGCCGACGTGGACCGTGCCTTAGCGCGAGTGCTTACGGTAGGCTTTCGACTCGGCGCATTCGACCCTCCTGCGATGAATCCTTACTCGAAGATTACCGCCAGCGTCATTCGCTCCGATCAACATCTGCAGCTCTCGCTACAGACCGCGCTTGAGTCGATGACGTTGCTTTCGAATCACGACAAGTTTCTGCCTCTGAAGAAGGAAACCCTGAAGAGCGTCGCGGTGATTGGTCCAGCAGGAGATACAGCCTACGAGACCGGAAATTACTACGGAAAACCCACGCGTAAGGTTAGTCCATTTCAGGGGTTGAAGGATGCCCTGGGATCCGGAGTAGACGTGAAGTACGAACAGGGTGCCGGGTTTGTCGAACCTGCTGATCCCGCTGCTATCGCACGCGCAGTGGATCTCGCGCGAAAATCAGATGTCGCCATTCTCTTTCTCGGCACGAACCTGAAAGTTGAAGCCGAGGGCAGAGACCGCCGCGACCTGAATCTTCCGGGCGCGCAGAAAGAACTAATGGAAGCTGTCTACGCGGCCAATCCAAAGACAGTTCTTGTGCTGATGAATGCCGGCCCCTTGGCGATAACGTGGGCGAACGACCATCTCCCCGCCATTCTCGATGCCTGGTACCCAGGAGAGTCGGGCGGCACTGCGATCGCGCAGGTACTCCTGGGCGACTACAACCCGGGTGGCCACCTACCCTACACGGTCTACGCAAACCTCGATGGAGTGCCGCCGCAGAATGAATACGATGTCTCCAAGGGATACACCTATCTCTACTTCAAGGGGATACCACTTTATGCCTTTGGCCATGGCCTCAGCTATACGCAATTTAAATTCAGCAACTTGAAATTGTCCCAAGCCACCGTGAATACCGTGGGTCAGGTCGAAGTCTCATTCGATCTGCAGAATACGGGCTCCAGATCAGGGTCGGAAGTGGCACAGTTGTATGTTCACCAGATGAAGTCGAACGTGGTGCAGCCGATGAAGAGCCTGCGCGGTTTTGAACGTGTGCAACTCGATCCCGGAGAGACAAAGCACATCGCAATCTCATTGCCGTCTTCGCGGCTCTCTTACTACGACGTGACCACCCACAAATTTATTGTCGTTCCAGGCATGTTCGAAGTAATGATAGGGGCGTCATCGGATGACATCCGCCTCCGAACTCAGTTGAAGGTTGACTGA
- a CDS encoding NAD(P)-dependent oxidoreductase — translation MDKDVAILGLGTMGGGMAANLLKAGFSLTVYNRTPEKAQALIDSGARFASTPAEAAAKASVVISMLADDAASREVWMGQHGALSTVREGTILVESSTVSPAWIAELATVATQKGAALLDAPVTGSRMQAEGGQLSFLVGGDDVALNAATPVLKAMSKEIVHLGPLGSGAKMKLINNFLCGVQVASLAEGLTWIERSGLDVEKALAVLKAGAPGSPLLGAISTRMTAHDYSVNFLLRLMAKDLLYAEEEAAHCNVDLKMAEAARSLFETAAAKGLAEKDMSAVIEPLRSSK, via the coding sequence ATGGATAAGGATGTAGCAATATTAGGCTTGGGTACGATGGGCGGCGGCATGGCGGCGAACCTGCTGAAGGCTGGATTTTCGCTGACGGTCTACAATCGGACTCCTGAGAAGGCTCAGGCGCTCATAGACAGCGGTGCACGCTTTGCATCGACGCCAGCGGAAGCCGCGGCGAAGGCGTCGGTTGTTATCAGCATGCTCGCAGACGATGCAGCATCTCGCGAAGTGTGGATGGGCCAGCACGGCGCCCTCAGCACGGTAAGAGAGGGCACGATTCTGGTGGAATCGAGCACGGTAAGTCCGGCGTGGATCGCCGAGCTTGCTACCGTCGCTACGCAAAAAGGTGCGGCGTTGCTCGACGCTCCTGTCACCGGAAGCCGCATGCAGGCAGAGGGTGGCCAGCTCTCATTTCTGGTGGGCGGCGATGATGTGGCCCTGAATGCCGCTACGCCCGTGTTGAAGGCGATGAGTAAAGAGATTGTTCATCTGGGGCCCTTGGGGAGCGGGGCCAAGATGAAGCTGATCAATAATTTTCTCTGCGGCGTCCAGGTAGCTTCGCTGGCAGAGGGACTGACATGGATTGAGCGAAGCGGACTCGATGTCGAGAAGGCACTTGCAGTGCTCAAAGCGGGAGCCCCTGGCAGCCCTCTGCTTGGCGCTATCTCGACACGAATGACTGCCCACGATTACTCAGTGAACTTCCTGCTAAGGCTGATGGCAAAAGATCTGCTCTATGCAGAGGAAGAAGCGGCGCATTGCAATGTGGACCTCAAAATGGCAGAAGCGGCTCGATCGCTCTTTGAAACGGCTGCTGCAAAAGGCTTGGCTGAGAAAGATATGTCCGCCGTGATCGAACCACTTCGCAGCAGCAAATAG
- the araD1 gene encoding AraD1 family protein, whose product MIRLVQISNGASRRVALVEEPNLRCLTDVESVYSLVQQCLRSGEKLSAQVLDLARGEVLPYDAVYAGESEWHLLSPIDVPGQPSRVMIAGTGLTHLGSAKDRQAMHVADAAKTAEAMTDSMRMFQWGVEGGHPAHGEVGIAPEWFYKGNASILKAPFEPLTIPAYAEDGGEEAEVAGVYIVGEDGTPYRIGFAAGNEFSDHRFEKRNYLNLAGSKLRNCSLGPELVIGGDFQSIAGEVRIERGGKTLWSKKINTGEENMCHSLANLEHHHFKFEGHRQPGDVQVHFFGAHSLSFGEGVVLEDGDWMEVHYEGFGRALRNPVHVEKADAKSPVTVRPLD is encoded by the coding sequence ATGATTCGTCTTGTTCAGATCAGCAATGGAGCGTCGCGCAGGGTTGCGCTGGTTGAAGAGCCCAATCTTCGCTGTTTAACCGATGTCGAGAGTGTCTACAGCCTGGTGCAACAGTGCCTGCGCAGCGGCGAAAAGTTGAGTGCACAGGTGCTCGACTTGGCGCGCGGAGAAGTATTGCCGTACGACGCTGTGTATGCAGGCGAGTCAGAGTGGCATCTGCTTTCACCTATCGATGTTCCTGGTCAACCGTCGCGCGTGATGATCGCGGGTACCGGCCTGACGCATCTGGGCAGCGCAAAGGATCGGCAGGCTATGCACGTTGCCGATGCCGCAAAGACAGCCGAAGCGATGACAGACAGTATGCGGATGTTTCAGTGGGGCGTTGAGGGCGGCCACCCCGCGCATGGAGAGGTCGGCATCGCACCGGAGTGGTTTTACAAAGGGAACGCTTCCATATTGAAGGCACCTTTTGAGCCTCTGACGATACCGGCTTACGCGGAAGACGGTGGTGAAGAGGCGGAAGTGGCCGGCGTCTACATCGTCGGCGAGGACGGTACTCCCTATCGCATTGGATTTGCGGCAGGCAATGAGTTCTCCGACCATCGCTTCGAGAAGCGCAATTACCTGAACCTCGCAGGCTCGAAGCTGCGAAATTGCAGCCTTGGACCGGAGTTGGTCATCGGAGGCGATTTTCAGTCGATTGCCGGTGAGGTCCGAATCGAGCGCGGAGGGAAGACCCTGTGGTCGAAAAAAATCAACACTGGCGAAGAGAATATGTGCCACAGCCTGGCCAATCTGGAACATCATCATTTCAAGTTCGAAGGTCACCGCCAGCCGGGCGACGTACAGGTGCACTTCTTCGGCGCGCACTCACTTAGCTTCGGCGAGGGTGTTGTTCTTGAAGACGGAGACTGGATGGAGGTTCACTATGAAGGGTTCGGACGCGCCCTTCGCAATCCGGTTCACGTAGAGAAGGCAGATGCAAAGAGTCCAGTCACGGTGCGACCGCTCGACTGA
- a CDS encoding L-rhamnonate dehydratase, which yields MKITEVRTRVVQWEGKTIPLPPHFCTNPMDLVMFREASMGNFAFHGWVLVEIFTDAGLVGLGNAALSPLVTKSCIDNYLKPLLIGADPWDVEYLWQQMYRRTMAFGRKGVGMVAISAVDIALWDLLGKSAKQPVYRLLGGRTKKKIPVYASRLYSLPLDELRVEAQRYKDQGYKAMKLRFGWGPVDGAAGMQRNIDLLRTVREVVGDGIDLMADAYMGWTLDYAKRMLPLLEPFHLRWLEEPVIPDDTRGYAELKAYGRVPIAGGEHEFTVFGFRELLEANALDYIQFDTNRVGGISQARKISALAEAYQVPVIPHAGQMHNYHVVMASLNSPMAEFFPKVDVEVGNELFWYIFDGEPTPVDGYIDLDENTPGLGLTVNEDSLKRFQITE from the coding sequence ATGAAGATTACAGAAGTACGCACACGCGTTGTTCAGTGGGAAGGCAAAACCATACCGCTGCCTCCTCACTTTTGCACCAACCCCATGGACCTGGTCATGTTCCGCGAAGCCTCGATGGGCAACTTTGCATTTCACGGATGGGTACTCGTGGAGATTTTTACAGATGCCGGCTTGGTGGGCCTAGGCAATGCGGCACTCTCCCCGCTTGTCACTAAATCCTGCATCGACAATTACCTCAAGCCGCTGTTGATCGGTGCGGACCCATGGGATGTGGAGTACCTATGGCAGCAGATGTATCGCCGGACGATGGCATTTGGGCGCAAGGGTGTTGGGATGGTAGCCATCAGCGCAGTCGATATTGCGTTATGGGACCTGCTGGGGAAGTCGGCCAAACAGCCTGTGTATCGATTGCTCGGTGGACGCACGAAGAAGAAAATTCCTGTCTATGCAAGCCGTTTGTATAGCCTGCCGCTCGACGAGCTTCGCGTTGAGGCGCAGCGCTACAAAGATCAGGGATATAAGGCGATGAAGTTGCGTTTTGGCTGGGGGCCGGTCGATGGTGCGGCTGGGATGCAGCGCAATATCGATCTGCTGCGGACGGTCCGCGAGGTCGTGGGCGATGGCATCGATCTGATGGCCGATGCTTACATGGGCTGGACACTCGATTATGCAAAACGCATGTTACCGCTGCTGGAACCCTTCCACCTGCGGTGGCTGGAAGAGCCTGTCATCCCCGACGATACGCGCGGATATGCGGAACTGAAGGCCTACGGGCGGGTGCCGATCGCAGGTGGTGAGCACGAGTTTACTGTCTTCGGCTTCCGCGAACTGCTGGAGGCGAATGCACTCGACTATATTCAGTTCGACACGAACCGCGTAGGTGGCATCAGTCAGGCTCGCAAAATATCGGCGCTAGCTGAGGCATACCAGGTTCCGGTCATCCCACATGCCGGACAGATGCATAACTATCACGTCGTCATGGCCAGCCTTAACTCGCCGATGGCAGAGTTCTTTCCTAAAGTGGATGTCGAAGTTGGTAACGAACTCTTTTGGTACATCTTCGACGGTGAACCAACCCCCGTGGACGGCTATATCGATCTCGACGAGAACACTCCCGGGTTGGGACTTACGGTCAACGAAGATTCACTAAAACGGTTTCAAATCACTGAGTAA